The Halorussus salinus genome includes a region encoding these proteins:
- a CDS encoding GNAT family N-acetyltransferase: MTAERVAGRSTHPYGRPTPVVFPHEIETERLRLVRLSRATVPTAQLYRHMRAGAPHMSEVSEYAMWDPHETPKDTHDFLVDVERQWDDREQATYAIFARDDEATTDPEDATDANDATGANDATGELVGTTSLDFDWDRRSAELGIWLRKPFWGREYSGERAAALLELAFDLLDLELVGASHRTGNERSRRAIEKYVERFGGQHDGVLRDFFPRDGEVGDLHRYTISREQFRTATGENEATRENETPTENRAATPTENETLTENEAATTRSDE; the protein is encoded by the coding sequence TTGACCGCCGAGCGCGTCGCGGGCCGAAGCACCCATCCCTACGGGCGGCCAACTCCGGTCGTGTTCCCCCACGAAATCGAAACCGAGCGCCTGCGACTCGTCCGTCTCTCGCGGGCCACGGTGCCGACCGCGCAACTCTATCGGCACATGCGCGCCGGGGCACCGCACATGAGCGAGGTCAGCGAGTACGCGATGTGGGACCCCCACGAGACGCCCAAGGACACCCACGACTTCCTCGTGGACGTGGAACGGCAGTGGGACGACCGCGAGCAGGCGACTTACGCTATCTTCGCGCGCGACGACGAGGCCACCACCGACCCGGAAGATGCGACCGACGCGAACGACGCGACCGGCGCGAACGACGCGACCGGCGAACTGGTGGGCACGACGAGCCTCGACTTCGACTGGGACCGCCGGTCGGCCGAACTCGGCATCTGGCTCCGCAAGCCCTTCTGGGGCCGGGAGTACTCCGGCGAACGCGCGGCCGCCCTACTGGAACTGGCCTTCGACCTCCTCGACCTCGAACTCGTCGGCGCGTCCCACCGCACGGGCAACGAACGGTCACGCCGGGCCATCGAGAAGTACGTCGAGCGATTCGGCGGCCAACACGACGGCGTCCTCCGGGACTTCTTCCCGCGGGACGGCGAGGTCGGCGACCTGCACCGCTACACCATCTCGCGCGAGCAGTTCCGGACCGCGACCGGAGAGAACGAGGCGACGAGAGAAAACGAGACCCCGACCGAGAACCGGGCCGCGACCCCGACCGAGAACGAGACCCTGACCGAGAACGAGGCCGCGACGACGAGGAGCGACGAGTGA
- a CDS encoding ABC transporter ATP-binding protein: MTETLLSVSDLKQHYAITEGLLGREVGQVRAVDGVSFEVERGETVGLVGESGCGKSTVATTLMGLEEPTDGAVAFDGSPVADRERSHGREFRRRVGMVFQDPTSSFDPRMTVGESVAEPLSIHGVGDDARQREVVADLLERVGLSADDFDRYPHEFSGGQKQRAALARALVLNPDLLVADEPVSALDVSVQASILSLLDDLQREFDLGMLLISHDMAVVREICDRVAVMYLGEIVETGPTSEVLSDPQHPYTRALVSSVPAPDPGQRGSGVRLSGDVPSPADPPSGCRFHTRCPEIVQPEGYDFEQANWRAVMDLRAALDADEFDLDAQTDSSAVRDRLDIPASLADEEADDVLSSALDALVAGDREAARHLLADEFETVCERERPTLRETDAGHPAACLLHDQ, encoded by the coding sequence ATGACTGAGACGCTCCTGTCGGTCTCGGACCTGAAGCAACACTACGCCATCACCGAGGGTCTCCTCGGTCGGGAGGTCGGACAGGTCCGGGCGGTAGACGGCGTGAGCTTCGAGGTCGAGCGGGGCGAGACGGTCGGACTGGTCGGCGAGTCGGGGTGTGGCAAGTCCACCGTCGCGACGACGCTGATGGGACTGGAAGAACCGACCGACGGCGCGGTCGCGTTCGACGGTTCGCCGGTCGCGGACCGCGAGCGGTCCCACGGCCGGGAGTTCCGCAGGCGGGTCGGCATGGTGTTTCAGGACCCCACGTCGAGTTTCGACCCGCGGATGACCGTCGGCGAGTCGGTCGCCGAACCGCTCTCGATTCACGGCGTCGGCGACGACGCGCGCCAGCGCGAGGTCGTCGCGGACCTGCTGGAGCGGGTCGGGCTGTCGGCCGACGACTTCGACCGCTACCCCCACGAGTTCTCCGGCGGGCAGAAACAGCGCGCCGCCTTGGCTCGCGCGCTCGTCCTCAATCCCGACCTGCTGGTCGCCGACGAACCGGTCTCGGCGCTCGACGTGTCGGTGCAGGCCAGCATCCTCTCGCTCCTCGACGACCTCCAGCGGGAGTTCGACCTCGGAATGTTGCTCATCAGCCACGACATGGCGGTCGTCCGTGAAATCTGTGACCGCGTGGCGGTGATGTACCTCGGCGAAATCGTGGAGACCGGTCCGACCAGCGAGGTGCTGTCGGACCCACAGCACCCCTACACGCGGGCGCTTGTCTCGTCGGTGCCCGCGCCCGACCCCGGCCAGCGCGGGTCGGGGGTGCGCCTCTCGGGCGACGTACCCTCGCCAGCGGACCCGCCGTCGGGGTGCCGGTTCCACACCAGATGCCCCGAAATCGTTCAGCCCGAGGGCTACGACTTCGAGCAGGCGAACTGGCGCGCGGTGATGGACCTCCGGGCGGCGCTCGACGCCGACGAGTTCGACCTCGACGCGCAGACCGACTCGTCGGCGGTCCGCGACCGGCTCGACATCCCCGCGAGCCTCGCCGACGAGGAGGCCGACGACGTTCTCTCCTCGGCCCTCGACGCGCTGGTCGCGGGCGACCGCGAGGCGGCCCGCCACCTGCTGGCCGACGAGTTCGAGACGGTCTGCGAGCGCGAGCGACCGACGCTCCGGGAGACCGACGCGGGCCACCCGGCGGCCTGTCTCCTCCACGACCAGTAG
- a CDS encoding metal-dependent hydrolase, translated as MMATTHALFGVVLATATAAVAPEFAPVAFVAGVAGSVFPDFDLYAGHRRTLHYPVYYAVAAVPAVALAAVAPVAETVALALFLAGAAAHSLMDVFGGGLELRPWEAESDRAVYDHFNGRWVAPRRWIRYDGAPEDLLVAGVFAAPAFVAWSGTPRTFVAAVLAVSAAYALARKPLAMLAELLVPRVPPTLRSRLPERFRAADGDAAESPPRVQSGD; from the coding sequence ATGATGGCGACCACCCACGCCCTGTTCGGCGTCGTCCTCGCGACCGCGACGGCCGCCGTCGCGCCCGAGTTCGCGCCCGTCGCGTTCGTCGCGGGCGTCGCCGGGAGCGTGTTCCCCGACTTCGACCTCTACGCTGGCCACCGCCGGACCCTCCACTACCCGGTGTACTATGCGGTCGCCGCGGTCCCCGCGGTCGCGCTCGCGGCCGTCGCGCCGGTCGCCGAGACGGTCGCGCTCGCGCTGTTCCTCGCCGGGGCCGCGGCCCACTCGCTGATGGACGTGTTCGGGGGCGGCCTCGAACTCCGGCCGTGGGAGGCCGAGTCCGACCGCGCGGTCTACGACCACTTCAACGGAAGGTGGGTCGCTCCTCGGCGCTGGATTCGCTACGACGGCGCGCCCGAGGACCTGCTCGTGGCTGGCGTCTTCGCCGCGCCCGCGTTCGTCGCGTGGTCCGGGACGCCCCGGACCTTCGTCGCGGCGGTGCTGGCGGTCTCGGCGGCCTACGCCCTCGCCCGGAAACCGCTGGCGATGCTGGCGGAACTCCTCGTCCCGCGCGTGCCGCCGACGCTCCGCTCGCGGCTTCCCGAGCGATTCCGCGCCGCTGACGGTGACGCGGCCGAATCGCCCCCGCGGGTCCAGAGCGGCGACTGA
- a CDS encoding zinc ribbon domain-containing protein has protein sequence MEQLLESRETSTDDVDLSRGADDFDSLLFCGRCGERFQAAAATDDGWYYRCPNEDCDAEGIHEDLYPVKDVLPSTH, from the coding sequence ATGGAACAACTCCTCGAGAGCCGAGAGACCAGCACCGACGACGTAGACCTTTCACGCGGCGCGGACGACTTCGACTCCCTGCTGTTCTGCGGACGATGCGGGGAGCGATTTCAGGCCGCGGCGGCCACCGACGACGGGTGGTACTACCGATGCCCGAACGAGGACTGCGACGCGGAGGGCATCCACGAGGACCTCTATCCGGTGAAAGACGTACTGCCATCGACACACTGA
- a CDS encoding Rieske (2Fe-2S) protein, which yields MATEDPASGDESTASESFVRVADADELRDEERTVARADGRAIALFHHEGEFRAVDNRCPHMGFPLADGTVDDGILTCHWHHARFELSCGDTFDPWADDVQSFPVEVRDGEVYVDPHPDPDLPPVEHYTNRLQTGLEESLRLVVAKSVVGLADEEVPYADPLEQGLTFGAQFRDDGWSSGLTILSAMANLHDQLRPEDRKRALYTGLYHVAEDCQGEPPTFDQPSFSTRDLSRERLEEWFRETVEVRDRDGAERCLQTAIETLEPAEVADILYLAATDHLYMDAGHTFDFVNKACEALDHVGWDRADEILPSVIPRLTEATRSEELSSWRQPIDVAELAFDAYDELPELAAQGDEEDWDAPEGFVDTLLSDDPEEIVTATKAAIQNGATPEELAGAVAQAAGRRVARFGTSNEFNDWNTVHHTYTYANAVQKAARRTDSPATADSTAAYRGAIAGAASVYLDRFLNTPPTPIPDGTEVEAPDDLHGELLGLFDEEGEVDAAGKLVAAYLADGGDPAELKRVLGEGLLREDAGFHTLQNVEAAFEQFDLTDDPEQARTHLVATARYVAAHVPTRRSAEQTFTIADRLHRGEKIHES from the coding sequence ATGGCGACCGAAGACCCTGCTTCCGGCGACGAATCGACGGCCAGCGAGTCGTTCGTCCGCGTCGCGGACGCCGACGAACTCCGAGACGAGGAGCGAACGGTCGCGCGGGCCGACGGCCGCGCGATAGCCCTCTTTCACCACGAAGGCGAGTTTCGGGCCGTGGACAACCGCTGTCCGCACATGGGATTCCCGCTCGCGGACGGCACCGTTGACGACGGCATCCTGACCTGCCACTGGCACCACGCGCGATTCGAACTCTCCTGCGGCGACACCTTCGACCCGTGGGCCGACGACGTACAGAGCTTCCCCGTCGAGGTCCGGGACGGCGAGGTGTACGTGGACCCGCATCCCGACCCCGACCTGCCGCCGGTCGAACACTACACGAACCGACTCCAGACTGGATTAGAGGAGAGCCTGCGACTCGTGGTGGCCAAGTCGGTCGTCGGCCTCGCCGACGAGGAGGTCCCCTATGCCGACCCGCTCGAACAGGGGCTGACCTTCGGCGCGCAGTTCCGCGACGACGGGTGGAGTTCCGGGCTGACTATCCTCTCGGCGATGGCGAACCTGCACGACCAACTCCGGCCCGAGGACCGCAAGCGCGCGCTCTACACCGGTCTCTACCACGTCGCCGAGGACTGTCAGGGCGAACCGCCCACGTTCGACCAGCCGTCCTTCTCGACGCGGGACCTCTCCCGCGAGCGTCTGGAAGAGTGGTTCCGCGAGACCGTCGAGGTCCGGGACCGCGACGGCGCGGAGCGATGCCTCCAAACCGCCATCGAGACGCTGGAGCCAGCGGAGGTCGCCGACATCCTCTATCTGGCCGCGACCGACCACCTGTACATGGACGCGGGCCACACCTTCGACTTCGTGAACAAGGCCTGCGAGGCGCTGGACCACGTGGGCTGGGACCGCGCCGACGAGATTCTGCCGAGCGTCATCCCGCGACTCACCGAGGCCACGCGCTCCGAGGAGTTGTCGTCGTGGCGACAACCCATCGACGTGGCCGAACTCGCGTTCGACGCGTACGACGAACTCCCGGAACTGGCCGCGCAGGGAGACGAAGAGGACTGGGACGCGCCCGAGGGGTTCGTGGACACCCTCCTCAGCGACGACCCCGAGGAGATAGTCACCGCGACGAAGGCGGCGATTCAGAACGGCGCGACTCCCGAGGAACTCGCTGGCGCGGTCGCGCAGGCCGCAGGCCGCCGAGTCGCCCGGTTCGGGACCTCCAACGAGTTCAACGACTGGAACACCGTCCACCACACCTACACCTACGCCAACGCGGTCCAGAAGGCCGCCCGACGGACCGACTCGCCCGCGACCGCCGACTCGACGGCCGCGTACCGCGGGGCCATCGCTGGCGCGGCGAGCGTCTACCTCGACCGATTCCTCAACACGCCGCCGACGCCGATTCCCGACGGGACCGAGGTCGAGGCCCCCGACGACTTGCACGGGGAACTCCTCGGACTCTTCGACGAGGAGGGCGAGGTCGATGCGGCCGGAAAGCTGGTCGCGGCGTATCTGGCGGACGGTGGCGACCCCGCCGAGTTGAAGCGGGTCTTGGGCGAAGGACTCCTCCGGGAAGACGCTGGCTTCCACACGCTCCAGAACGTCGAGGCGGCCTTCGAGCAGTTCGACCTGACCGACGACCCCGAGCAGGCGCGCACGCACTTGGTCGCCACCGCGCGCTACGTCGCCGCCCACGTCCCCACCCGGCGCTCCGCGGAGCAAACGTTCACCATCGCCGACAGGCTCCACCGCGGCGAGAAGATTCACGAGTCGTAG
- a CDS encoding ABC transporter ATP-binding protein, with the protein MADPLLSVRDLRATFEGERGEICAVDGVSFEVEAGKTVCLVGESGSGKTVTCESLTRLVSAELEGEIRFGGRNLLDLSEADLRDVRGSGIAHVFQNPQSALDPVYSVGAQVREAVERNREVSGDEARELAVDLLDRVGIPDAATRYDDYPHEFSGGQTQRVVVALALSGDPDLVVADEPTTALDVTIQAQILDLLRDLQDEREMGIVFVTHDLGVAAQVADRMVVLYGGKVMERGGVEELFDAPGHPYTRALMECLPGVGSALDPIPGDPIDPTDPPAGCRFHPRCTAAVAECESGEQPPLHDFDGDAPFDEGDPTATAGEETPDDHCVSCVFYGPERDPAEMEAGAPGAGASKSASVSGTAAVADRPDDAALAEEDDDD; encoded by the coding sequence ATGGCTGACCCGTTGCTGTCGGTCCGGGACCTCCGGGCGACGTTCGAGGGCGAGCGCGGAGAGATTTGCGCGGTAGACGGAGTGAGCTTCGAGGTCGAGGCGGGTAAGACGGTCTGTCTCGTCGGCGAATCGGGGTCGGGCAAGACCGTCACCTGCGAGTCGCTGACCCGCCTCGTGTCGGCAGAGTTAGAGGGAGAAATTCGGTTCGGCGGGCGGAACTTACTGGACCTCTCGGAAGCCGACCTCCGGGACGTTCGCGGGTCGGGCATCGCCCACGTCTTCCAGAACCCACAGAGCGCGCTCGACCCGGTGTACTCCGTCGGCGCGCAGGTCCGCGAGGCCGTCGAGCGCAACCGCGAGGTGTCGGGCGACGAGGCCCGCGAGCTAGCGGTGGACCTCCTCGACAGGGTGGGCATCCCCGACGCCGCGACGCGGTACGACGATTACCCCCACGAGTTCTCCGGCGGTCAGACTCAACGGGTCGTCGTCGCGCTGGCGCTGTCGGGCGACCCGGACCTCGTGGTCGCCGACGAACCGACCACCGCCCTCGACGTGACGATTCAGGCTCAGATTCTCGACCTCCTGCGGGATTTGCAGGACGAGCGCGAGATGGGCATCGTCTTCGTCACCCACGACCTCGGCGTCGCGGCGCAGGTCGCCGACCGCATGGTCGTGCTGTACGGCGGGAAGGTGATGGAACGGGGCGGCGTCGAGGAGCTATTCGACGCGCCGGGCCACCCCTACACCCGCGCGCTGATGGAGTGTCTGCCCGGCGTCGGGTCGGCGCTCGACCCGATTCCCGGCGACCCCATCGACCCGACCGACCCGCCCGCTGGCTGTCGGTTCCACCCGCGATGCACCGCGGCGGTCGCCGAGTGCGAGTCGGGCGAGCAACCGCCCCTACACGATTTCGACGGCGACGCCCCATTCGACGAGGGCGACCCAACCGCGACTGCGGGCGAGGAGACGCCCGACGACCACTGCGTCTCCTGCGTCTTCTACGGCCCGGAGCGGGACCCGGCGGAGATGGAGGCGGGCGCGCCGGGGGCCGGGGCGTCGAAGTCCGCGAGCGTGTCGGGCACGGCCGCCGTCGCCGACCGACCCGACGACGCCGCGCTCGCCGAGGAGGACGACGATGACTGA
- a CDS encoding cyclase family protein — translation MPTRDLSQSLDADATVYPGDPPVESTPAATHEEDGYRVTEWRLGTHSGTHVDAPSHTEPDGKNLDAFGVEEFAFEARLVDCSGVGAREPIGSEMVPERESERGRTETNGMETNGTAKSGTARAEMVVFRTGWADHWGTDRYFDHPYLTREAAATCADRGFHVGMDALSPDPSPSERETAEETEPEGVPAHRELLGSDRLVVENLTGLAGLPERFELRAYPLALAAADGSPVRAVATW, via the coding sequence ATGCCAACCCGCGACCTCTCCCAGTCGCTCGACGCCGACGCGACGGTGTACCCCGGCGACCCGCCGGTCGAATCGACGCCCGCGGCGACCCACGAGGAGGACGGCTACCGCGTCACCGAGTGGCGACTCGGGACCCACTCGGGGACCCACGTGGACGCGCCGAGCCACACCGAACCCGACGGGAAGAATTTAGACGCGTTCGGCGTCGAGGAGTTCGCCTTCGAGGCGCGACTCGTGGACTGCTCAGGCGTCGGCGCGCGCGAACCCATCGGTTCCGAGATGGTGCCCGAGCGCGAGAGCGAGCGCGGGAGAACTGAGACGAATGGAATGGAGACGAATGGAACAGCGAAGAGTGGAACAGCGAGAGCCGAGATGGTCGTCTTCCGCACCGGGTGGGCCGACCACTGGGGCACCGACCGATACTTCGACCACCCGTATCTGACCCGCGAGGCGGCGGCGACCTGCGCCGACCGGGGCTTCCACGTCGGGATGGACGCGCTGAGTCCCGACCCGTCGCCGAGCGAGCGCGAAACGGCCGAGGAGACCGAACCGGAGGGCGTCCCCGCGCATCGGGAACTCCTCGGGAGCGACCGGTTGGTCGTGGAGAACCTGACCGGACTGGCTGGACTCCCCGAGCGGTTCGAACTGCGAGCCTACCCGCTCGCGCTGGCGGCCGCTGACGGGTCGCCCGTCCGAGCGGTGGCAACGTGGTGA